The window AAGAAGCGGAAAGAAAAAAAATACagatgaaaaaaattataatcgAAGGCAATACAAGTATGACAAAAGCATTAATTGATGTAGCGAACAAACAAGTTCACTTGAACAAGGTAATAGGTTATGTACATGCACAGGCAACAATACAGCAGGATACGCCGAGCATCTGCTGGCacttgcaaaataaaaaaaaagattgttAAGTATTATAGATGTAACACAAAATCTTCTCTAGTTATGAAGTTATAGAATATGTATACTTTTCTCAGCAAAGTGCAACAGTTATGCGGAATAAAATTCCCTGTGAAACATAACTCACTATGTATCAACAATATTGCCGATTGCACAAAAATCCTTAGAATGACCATTTGAGCACCAATGTGATCAATTGAGGGATGATCAATGCTCTAATCTGATTGGTGGTCAATAGCCTAATAATGGTAATAGAATGAGCAAATGGTAGTTACAAGTCTGATACACTAAGTacataatagctgatgcaaAAACATGAATATAGACCATGCCTAAATAATATCCGCGGATGACCCGCAAAATCTAGGCTGGAATGTGCCATCAATGCTCACTGGATTTGACAGGTTTAGCTTTGAACTTTCAACAATGTTTTGAGCTCAGTTGAAAATCGATCAGATAAAACTGGGGATGAGCTTGTCGAGGAACTAAAGTCGCTTTCCCAGCTTGATGAACTACTTGATTGCATCCAGTGAGTGGGTGGCTTCGGCAGAGACTTGGGCGAAGGAGCATCGTTAAACTTCGCACCCGCAAAAAGAGACTGGCTTACACCCATCGACTTCTCAGGTATAACAACAGGTGAGCTCGACTTGAACTGATGCAATGGGGAAATAGACTTTGCTTTTGGCGTTGTTCGAACATTTTCTTTGGTCTTGTTCGGAGCTTGCGATCGCTTTTTATAATTGCGATTTGATATGTTCATACCCTCAGATGATAGGTTACGGGCAGGACTTTTAGCTtgctaaaaacaaataattagaaaaaaatagcTCAATTCATTTATAAAAGTTAACTAAATGAATCTAAGCTTTAAAAATCACCATCAGCAACAACATCGTAGGCAAGAATACATTGCACTGACCTTTTTGCTGAAAGCATGGATACCTCCAAACTGAAGCATCGGAGACTGATAACTCTGCTGCATAATGTCAGTGCCTTTTATAGTGCCACAACAATTTAGCTTTCGTGTAGAGGGCTTACACATTAAAATGCAAGTAAGCTTCTTATAGCACAGATTTTGGCTGAAAATATAATATGGCATGCATTCTATAGGCTGTGTTGAACAGCAAATAATTACCAACTTTAAAATATCTAATCCTATTCCAACATAATATAGACATAATACAAACAATtctgagaaaatattgcattaaataaagtaaatattatGAATTGTGCAAAAAAGCTGTATGTTTCATGATATTAAGCGACATAGAAGTAGGACGACACAGTAGacatagatagatatataacGTGTACTCATTTGTTTTCTACACacgtatatagatatatacatgtgtagaaAAGAAATGAACGCAAATACACAGTGTTACGGTCGACAAAATGTATAACTAACAGCTAATACATCACAATCAAGACTGAATATCAGTGGTAGAACTAGAGCAGCAACGTATTGTCAAAACTCAAAAAATTGGACTTCGCTCATGTCGTTTCTACtaaattaacaacatattaaaacacGTAATTTAACATAAAAAGAATAGGTAACTGATCCATATACAACTAGCAACCACAAAGGTATAACTTATACGCAATATTTATACCAGTTCACATTCAAACCAACAAATTTTGTTGTTGATATTTTACATAATAGGCAGTCAATTACCTTCTAACTGAATCAGTTGTTTAAGCAAAGTAAATAGTGCTTCGTACCAGACGGAACGAACATATGATACAGTTAAAGATTGCTGGTATAGCACAAATAATAATAGTGTTTCTAGTAGCTAACGACTAGCTGTGGTCTTCTCTCTTCTTCGACTGTCAACAAACTATTTCTACTGGAGCCAATGACAGCGAACAATTACTTCTCTAGCCAATAAACGACAATTCACGTGATGTTTTCATTCTTATCGGAAACACGAGTACGTCAATTGGATGTGCTATTTTAGGAAAGGTTCATGACATCATGAGCTCGCATAGCCTTCGCAGCTAAGACTTTTAACCTAATGAGAGTTACTAAGAGAATCCGAACATAAGCACGCATAGTTAGAACACATAATATGCGCTAAGGCTGAGTAGCTTTTGCGATAGACAACTTCAGCGTTTTTGCTAACGGCCTTCTAGCTCCCATTGAGTGCGAGAAGCAAGTTTACGCTTGTCGAGGTAAGAACGTTTTTCGTCGAAGAATATGTTTGGACGCTTAGCTATTGAACTAATacgttaaaaaattattttactgtttttgaaaGCGTAAACTATTATGtttaaaatgtaaattataTGAGCGTAATTACACATTAATTTTGTTATTTGTCCTTTTATTTTTTACGATTGCAAAAACCAGTTATTTTTTGCCAACTTTTTGAATAACTCTGTCCTTATGTATGTGACATCGATTGGTAGTCTTTTAGTGTATCTGGATTAAAATATTTCTTACCGAGGTAACTCTGTCAACAAATTAGGTTGAATAGATTAATCAGGTATAAGAACAGAAAATGATACTTCATGTACTATTATACTGGCAACTGgaaattatatatattctacTGTACGCAATGTGAATATTTGTATGGTTTAGCAACTCTCACAAGTAGCGAGACATGCCAGTAGCTACTGCTGATGAATTTGTTGGAAGTTCAGAAAAAAAGTCCCAGATGCCAACACGACAGAAAAAGAAACCTGCAACAATAAAAAGCAGTGCACCAGAAAGGGACGTCATGTATGGACCAACTTCATACCATCATACACACAGAGACAATACGCCTTCCGCCAGTTATCTACCTCGACACTCACCTCCCATCTTAAATCTTAGTCCAAACTTAAGCCCTCAGTCACGCACAAGCTCTTCATCACCCATATTTGATATGTTGGCGTCCAATCAACGACATACAGTTCAAGGTACGTTACTAAGCAAAGTGAACATATACGACTTGCAACATAGCGATCAATAGCTTTCATCCAAGTCTATCATTACTTGTGTGCACATTTACTATTTATTCATACAGATATCTGTAGTACATGGACACATCTTACGCAAGACCTCGTTGACATGGTACATGAAGATAAGTCTGAGGTAAAGTATTTGCCTCTACCCTATTGCTTAGGGTTTTATTCTAAATGTATTGTTCAACTAGGGAGGGTTCAGTCACTATTAGGAAGCTGCCCAAATTTTATGGCTCACCAATTTATGACAAGAAAATATAAGAATAGTAATATTTAACTGGAAGCAGTTTATTGcaaaatgtttgttaaaaagttaaaagtgGTTGCATCGTACATTAGTTATCATCCTAACTGAAAATAGCCTCCGTTCTGCATCAATGAAGGGTCAATTTTTAGTTAAGGTTTATTTGCCTATAAAATTGGTCTATATACAAATCTTATGTTGCTAGTGTTgaacctttttatttattgccTAGACCACTTATTATATGCATTTTATTAGCCAAGTGTACCAGTAGCCAAGAAGCGTAAAATGGTGGATGATGCCTCAGTCGTATCACAACTCAGCGATACCAATCGGCCGAAGTCTTTGCGGCAGCGTCGCCCACGAGATAGTTTGGGTAGCTCACATTCTCGGCACATCTCCAGCAAGTATGTATTTCATGTTGTTTTGGATTTTGGCTAGCCGCGTTACTGAGGATCTTTatcaatagtaatatatatCTTTGCGGTTTCAGCTCGAGTTCTGGGTTAAGGCATGCAAAAATGCCTAGTACAGCCCCAGAATCACTCTGCCACCCACAGCCAATGAGTCAGTCCAGTCAGATTCACCCAGCATATCAACCTGCTCCTATCTCATCCTTCGCCTACCCACAGCACATTTTCCATTCTCCTGGTTCATTTCCCATAGATCTTAGCCGGGTGAGTTGTTCATATGTTTATTGCTGAGTGATGGGAAGGGTGATAAAGGGTGGCCTTGCTAAACGCATGAGCCAAAGTGTGTGTTATTTGTCTAATGACTAGTTCGATCCTTACATGTTGCTTAACTTGCCATTGGAACGGCATTATAACATAACATCATTTGTGCCAAGTAACTATGCTGGAATCCTAGTAACGATTCGGCCTCAGGCTGCTGCCAGTATGGCTGACTCTATTGATTCTCGTAAGCTGTTGTTGCgctctctccctccctttctCCCACCCAGCGAGCTCCGTCTATTCAAAAGCATAATAATAATTCATGGATATCTACAAGCCTGCCTTATGATTGGCTAGCTTTTCTTGATTGTAAGCCACAATCTGTGGAGGACTGCTATTGATACGAGCTAGTGATTCAGTGAGAGACTATGCTGAGCTAATCACTGAGACTCTAGCCAGCGTTAAATAGCAGTGTAATGAGCACTTTGCTACGCTATACTTGGTCTCCTTGCTTTTCGCTCTGAACTCTAGTAATATTACTTAGCCTTATATATCCAGTTCACTTAACATTCTTTCTGTCCTGCATCTCGCTTTCTCATACGCTGGGTCTCATTAAGTGTGCCAACTCGCTTCCTACTAATCCGTTGTCGCAGACTCTTGCTTTGccgttcacctttgaactgaagCGAGTGAGAATGGCTGGGACAAGTGTTGCTGGTGGTTCCTCTCACGGATTTTCAAATAAGTGCAAATACACGACCTCCATAAACATACACCAATGTATATGAGAATCCGAAACCATTACGTGACAGAATTGCAAGATGTAAAACTCCTCGTTCACTTTTGTTGGCTATGAGATTATTACTTTCTCAATGCCTTACTGCAGAAAATCAACTATCATCAGCCAGCATGCGTGCACTAAGTACAGGCACCAGCAATGCTAATGTGCAACTCTTTACATAGTATGATCACATTATTGTAGTCCTCGACAACCCATGCGCCTTTAGCACCGTCTCAGCTTCAGGGCTGCATGGCGCCAGCTGTTGGAGCCACTCTCGAGAGAGGAGAAGTTCCCAGTTCACTCTCCTACTCACAGGAGTGCAACAGACCAGACATGTTCTCAACAAACCCGTATCAGAGGCATCCTTCACAGGTCAGTCCTGGCGAGCAGGTATCAGCATGGTCAAATTTTGCTGAAGATTTCAGACTCTAGAAATGGTACGGATGGATGTTTGCCAATATTCATCTCAGCACACTCTATTGTTTTATTAcacatatattatacttattagcCTGCAAGTGTGCGGTGTAATCATGTATTTTGTGAAATAACATTATCGAGTCATCCAAGTTGGTATTTCAAAGTTTCATATATTCACATACGCTGCACTCTCGCATCTTGCCTTATGGAAAGTTACAATTAGTTAATTTTTTATAGCCTTCAATGAATGGTCAACACCCAGGTATACCTATGGCTCATCAGACACGCCTCTACGCTGGACACCAGCCTTCTTACTCCCAGCCTAGGATGGAGCTCGGTGCCTCTGCCCACCGCATCCACCATCTTCAACAACAGTACCCTCGACTCATCAATCATATCCCTGAGATGGTTGGCACTGTAAGTGTTACATCTATTTGAAGCACAAAGGCTAGTGTGATCTGTTACTGACGAGGACTATGCTAGGCGAGGACTATGCTAGGCCTGTCTTACCGAGTCATACTCAACATTTGCTTTCCGTTCATTATTGCTGAATATTAACCTCTATCGTTGCTGGTTTGTATATTCCTGACTCAGTCCTCTCTGTCACTCTATGTGATTAGTCTAATAATGGATGCCAGGCTTGCTCTCGTTAATATTCCCTCGATTAGCTGGGTGGCACACTAGACTGAGTACACTTTGTCCCTAATCAGTCACTGTTCTATCATTGAATAGGGCGTTTCATGTGGTGCTTCTATGAAGTCTGTTTAACGCGGCTGAATGACTAGATTTGCGTGCTGGCCAGCTGGCCGTGTTATACAGCTGCTAACTAGTTGATCTAGTTGAAACTAACTGGATGGTTAGATGCACGAAGGCGAGTTCTATCTAATAGTCACTCAGCCATAATCCATGCATTGCTTAACTGTAGCCAACCACTGAGAACCTTGCGCAAAGGGACCTGTCTCAAGGTGTCACCTTGCATCCGCTTGCTAGACAATTTGACCAGAGGCTTGCCAAAAGACATTCCCTGAGGCATATACCACCGACGAGCAACAGCCCATACTTCAACAATCCCTCGTACTGTTCGAATCTCCTCTTTCAATTATGGTACGTCGCTGGTCTATTATTTCCCTTTTTATAAATGACTCTCGCTTGGCCTCGCCATTATGTGTCTCCTATTTGTTCTAGGAGTGTTATAGGCAGTCATGGTTCTGGCAGTCCCTACAGATTAGATTTACCTGAAGATATTCCTGATGTTGGAAACTATGAGGAGTTGTTGAACCTAGCTGAGAGACTGGGAGAGGCCAACCCGAAGGGCTTGAGCAAGCTGGAGATCGAGCATCTTTTATTGTATAAGTAAGTGTTTTAGGCCTGAACTTTCTGTAGACCAGTCATGTATAGCTATGAGAAATGCTATGAAACAGGCACAAGGCAGGCTGCTGTTGGAACTCAAATGCTAGAAAGTAATTAGCCATTAGCCTGTGCTGGGAAAGGGGTCTACGCGAGCATTGAGGTGAGAATATGATTATTCAGTGTTATATGGCAGTCATTTTAGGCATGTAGAGGTTGATGGTTACCATGACGACTGCTAGCTATAGATAGTGGTAATTGCAAAATATTGAATTAAATAACCCTTTAGCTGTTATCCGTTTGAGAGAGTCTCGCGAGCAGAACTTCGTGGGAATGTCTAGATGCCTGCTTTTTTAGTTATCCTCTCTTTGTGTTGCTAGATTGTTGGTTTTATTAGAGAGAGGCGCCATAGATCGGGCGTCTGTAATTGTATTGCCCCCTCTTGAATCACTTTGTCAATGACATTTGATCAGCCTGGCTAAATAATGGGCTGATTGAATTTACTAACTGTCTGATGTTAGCCTCTGCTACAGCTTCATTCTCACGCTTGATGCCAGGCTAAAGCTAAAACCCAATAATCTATATCTACCATGATGGGGAAACGCTGTTATGTTAATTCTTAATCTGGAGATAAAACAAGTCACAGAGAAAGAGATCTTAAGCAGATGTTTGATTGTGATGAGTAGGTGTGACGGGTAATCGGTTTTTTATTACAGCACTTTTGGGTTCTCTACGTGTATCCTAGAGTTGTATATGGAAGTTCTCTACGTGTATTCTAGAGTTGTATATGGAAGTTCTCTACGTGTATCCTAGAGTTGTATATGGAAGTTCTCTACGTGTATCCTAGAGTTGTATATGGAGGGAAATGTAAAAAGTTCTGATATTGAATAGTGTAAGCAATAAACATTCGTTTGGTCTTACATGCCTTCATAAACTTGGAGCTATCTTAGAACCaatctaataaaaaattttatcgtaTACCTCACATTTTTATAAGGCAAGTGTTTGGTTACCGTAGCCTAAAATCATTGAAATATATAGATATCAGGCCACGGTTTTTGCTGATGCATCGCCACACATACTTATTCGCTCGCTAGCAATGGACCCTACCTGACTAGATTATTGTACACCATCATTGTCTACCCCACTGAAACAATAACTACCATTTCTCCTAAAATTGTGAGGAGCACAGCAGCAGTTGGAACTCGAATAAAACACATTTAGCCATTCGTGTAGCTCCTATACATAGACAATCCAATGCTTTCTTCAGACTCAGGCCTTTGTGAGACTCAGGCCTTTCTAGTCCTACTTTTCCCATCATGTTTGATTTAAGGCACTTTCATTAAGATAGCATCAGTGATTGACAGTAATTTCTGGTGTTGTCGCTTTACAGATACAATCCATGCGTGAAGAGAGACTCAACCAAAGACCAATCATCGTGCGTCATCTGTATGTGTGATTTTGAGGGAAGACAGATGCTGCGTGTGCTACCATGTAACCATGAGTTTCATTCCAAATGTGTTGACAAATGGCTTCGGGTAAGTAACTCCATCTTTTACTGCCAAATTAGCTAAATTGGTCAAGTATTGTTCTCAACTATTCACAGTCAGTGAGAGTTGACTCATTCACTCACCATGGAGACCTGCTAAGTGTGACTGACTATATAAGGTGCTGGCTTTAGTTATGTTGATGCACGTGTATATGTCTCCATTAGACATCAAGGTGTTCCCCTGTAAAGTATCGCACTGATTGGGTCTGATCTCGAACAAGAAGATtataatacattattattatacagattaaaatacatgttaatCGTCTAATTCGTCCTAATCCAGTTTTCTAAAACTTAACCTTCAAAACAGAAAAAGCTCGACTTAACTTtgatttaatgactgtacagtgactgtagtattattggtttgtatcgacaacttttctcctttttattatCACATTCACTCGGTTTAGCGTCCATGATTACAGTGACGTTACGTAAAGATAAAGGGAGCGCCCACCTTCAAGAtcaatttaaatcgattttttcttttttctagaCGGAAAGGTCTTTGCTgcaaaaaagatattttacatacatgtcTAACTTTAAGTAAAacataaatatgtttttactataataagagcggcgTGTGCCTGTCTGTCCCTCTATCTCTTGCCAAGGTTAGAAGGTAGGATAAAAGATAGCTTTCGACGAAACTCCAACTCGTGGCATTCAGCTTGATAGACCAAGGCTCTAACACCTGGACCAATCAAACGTCttcaagtatttctgaataattgtgcagctgcTTATTGTCTAtgctttatcgacacacctgacgatctctcacggtgcactggactgccaggatactagtatatataatagagataaccctATACATTTTTTCGTGCAATTGCAGCGAGAaagaaaattatgtttttaagaCTAGCTACGAAActcattattcaaatcaaatttgtgAACTTGCATCGACTTGACACTTTGTTATATGAATTTTTTACAGAGTATGGagcaaaaatgttacaaaaattatttacgttatatggaatttaaGTTATAGGAGATATACATTACATATGAGAGCATCTTCTGTAACTGCTTTATCATAATTCGCTGTTGCTGTAAATACTTTGAAACCTCtttttgaatgccacctctaataaaacaccaCTATAGATGGGCTGAAAAATTCAaggccaccctttaattgaatgccacctatCAAATGCCTGCCAATTTGACATTTTTATCTTTACGCACTCATAATAGAAAGTTATAATCAGAAAAGTGttcaaaatagtactaataatgaatcAGTCacatcaataacagttaatatttttgatgttgctgtagtggttgccataaTTTGTCTGTGGTGGCATGCCTGTCATGTTGCCATGACATTCCAGTGTTGAtatatacagttagtcatgTACTGATATATACAGTTACTCCTGTACTGATATATACAGTTAGTCCAGCACTGATATATACAGTTAGTCTAGTACTGATATATACAGTTAGTCCAGTACTGATATATATAGTTAGTCCAGTACTGATATGTACAGTTAGTCCAGTACTGATATACACAGTTAGTTCAGTACTGATATATACAGTTAGTCCAGCACTGATATATACAGTTAGTCCAGTACTGATATATACAGTTAGTCCAGTACTGATATATACAGTTAGTCCAGTACTGATATATACAGTTAGTCCAGTACTGATATATACAGTTAGTTCAGTACTGATATATACAGTTAGTCCAGCACTGATATATACAGTTAGTCCAGTACTGATATATACAGTTAGTCCAGTACTGATATATACAGTTAGTCCAGTACTGATATATACAGTTAGTCCAGTACTGAGATATACAGTTAGTCCAGTACTGATATATACAGTTAGTCCAGTACTGATATATACAGTTAGTCCAGTACTGATATATACAGTTAGTTCAGTACTGATATATACAGTTAGTCCAGCACTGATATATACAGTTAGTCCAGCACTGATATATACAGTTAGTCCAGCACTGATATATACAGTTAGTCCAGCACTGATATATACAGTTAGTCCAGCACTGATATATACAG of the Watersipora subatra chromosome 4, tzWatSuba1.1, whole genome shotgun sequence genome contains:
- the LOC137393116 gene encoding RING finger protein 44-like yields the protein MPVATADEFVGSSEKKSQMPTRQKKKPATIKSSAPERDVMYGPTSYHHTHRDNTPSASYLPRHSPPILNLSPNLSPQSRTSSSSPIFDMLASNQRHTVQDICSTWTHLTQDLVDMVHEDKSEPSVPVAKKRKMVDDASVVSQLSDTNRPKSLRQRRPRDSLGSSHSRHISSNSSSGLRHAKMPSTAPESLCHPQPMSQSSQIHPAYQPAPISSFAYPQHIFHSPGSFPIDLSRSSTTHAPLAPSQLQGCMAPAVGATLERGEVPSSLSYSQECNRPDMFSTNPYQRHPSQPSMNGQHPGIPMAHQTRLYAGHQPSYSQPRMELGASAHRIHHLQQQYPRLINHIPEMVGTPTTENLAQRDLSQGVTLHPLARQFDQRLAKRHSLRHIPPTSNSPYFNNPSYCSNLLFQLWSVIGSHGSGSPYRLDLPEDIPDVGNYEELLNLAERLGEANPKGLSKLEIEHLLLYKYNPCVKRDSTKDQSSCVICMCDFEGRQMLRVLPCNHEFHSKCVDKWLRSNRACPICRSDASKREHKL